The window ATTGTCAAAAAGTTGGACTTGGCATCTCGACAGTCAGTACCGCAATTTGCCAAAGAGATCCTAGCAAGTGAAGAGAGGCTGGATGTTCTCATCAATAATGCAGGTAGATGTATAAATCACCGTCATCTGTCTCCTAGTTGTGTGATATATCATGTTCCAACAGTGCACATTATTACCTAAACAGGTGGGAGGTGTTACACAAATTGATGTCCACTGATTTTCTTACTTTCAGGTGTTATGAGCTGTCCAAAATGGCAGACTGAAGATGGTTTTGAAATGCAGATTGGTGTGAACCACCTGGGCCACTCCCTCTTGTATCTGTTGGATCTCCTGAAGAAGTCATCTCCGAGCCGCATCGTCAACGTCGCCAGTTTAGTTCATGAAAGAGGTGCAGCTTTCTTTCACTTGAACAGATGtggattttttgtttcttcaggGAATGCCATCCTTTCAATGtcatttaatattaaaaacCACATCTGTGAATAAGAATGTCGTGCTTTCACTCAACAGGTCAAATGTATTTTGATGACATAAATCAGGACAAGATTACTCTCCTTTTAAAAGCTATTCCCAAAGTAAGCTAGCTAACATCCTCTTTACAAGGGAGCTGGCCAACAGGctacaaggtaaaaaaaatattaatttttatatttcataccAGACATTATAGAGTATTTAAAAAACTGTGTCTACTTTACGTTTTATGTGAAAAAGTGAACGCatcatgttctgtgttttgtcattttacatgTACTGGAGTTACAACGTACAGCCTCCACCCTGGAGTAATCTGGACTGAGCTTGTCCGACACTTTTGGCCCACAGTGCCCCTGTGGAAGAGAATTTTATATACACCATTCTGGTTATTTATCAAGTCTCCAACAGAAGGGGCTCAAACCACCATCTACTGCACTGTGGAGGAAAGCCTGCAGAACCAGAGTGGACTCTATTACAGGTCAGTAAATCTATAGATGGCGGGTCCATGATTGGAGGTTAAACAGTCAATATCAGTACAAATGATACAGTGTCAATCATGGTTGGATTGATTCAGTTTGGGACCCCCTAGCAAAAACGAGTTGCTGAGCAGCTAATAACTCCTGCTCCTCCCCCCTGACTATAGTGCTCCTATGCTGGAATATTATAAAGCCCCAGGTTTGCTAAGTGGTAATTTGatttaagacacatttatttaGGAATTAGCACCACGTAAGTACAGTTTCACTATCACTTTCAAGCTTCATTAATTGATTTGGtcggccacttgggggcagtggaacaaagtgaaaacaacGTTATCATATAATCACCTTTACTTGATATGATGAACATGTTTGGAAACATGTTAGTGATGCACCGAtttactttttctctcattatACCGCATCCAATACCTTGGAATCATTTTCATGTCAGGTAACATGAGGCCAGGGATAGCTGTGGCACTAAAATCTGAGTTACCACCACCAAGAATCAATGAATAACTATAAGCAGAAGCAAAGaattaaagacaaacaaactggATCATTCACATCATGGCCAATATGTAATCTGCTTGTTAAGGTCAATATCTGCACCAAAACAGATCTAGAAAATACATCAAGCAGACTCGGAGAAACATTAACGTTCATTTGTAGTCcagtatgttcaccagctagttgctaactttgtctgcctgccATTTAGTGGCAGGTGGCATAAAGTAGCCTTATTAGAGCTGCAGGTAGAAAGTAAGTTGATAAGATCAGAGTTGTAGGCTGGAAAAGATCAtctaaaatagattttaaaaaaacatctgtagAGCTAAGGGGGATAGTCTTCTGGGTTTGCCACTACAGCAACCCCTTTCAAATTATACATTGTGATTTGATAGTcaatttttaatataaaacattgatcagtgcagctttaaaattaGATATTGACACATGGACGCTCCTCAAGACAGGGCCTGAAGATGAGATAATAAACCAGGACCCATCTAAAGGACCCTGTCATGTCAGTATATAATGCATTAGTTTGTATTCATAATACACACTAATTACTACAAACCACTTGCCACAAATGAGCAGTGAACCTGGGGCTTTTGGGACCCTTGGGGCAGTTGCTCACTTTGTCTGGTTGGTAATCTAGCATTGGCTACAGTGCTGAAGACATTATCTGAACTCTGGAGTGCTCTGCTTTCAGCCTGTTTTTCCAGTTAATGGCTGTTTGACGTATTCATCTTGCTTTACATGTAATAAAAAGCCTCTGTGCACCttttcacacacagtttaatcTCTGCTGCCTCTAAATCTAAAATGAAATTTCTTCATAATAGAGTgagtaaatacaaaataatgattgattccttctttgtgtttttttttctgtggtatATTTTCCTCTTGAGAGACACAGACATTATGTTGTAGACTCAATTTGTATCACAGAATTGCCTGTAATACCATCAATATCTTGAATAATACTGTGATAGTAGTCTTTTGTAAGTTACCCTGTGGTTCCATCCTTTATTCACGATTGTATCCTGAACTTCTTTTTGTGACTAAATCCGCACAGTAGGAGCGGATCGAGTCATGTGTTTCACTCTGAATTCTGCTCTGATTACAGTGACTGCGCCCCTAAAACAGCTGCCCCTCAGGGTTGGGATGATGAAGCTGCCAAGAAGCTGTGGGATCTGAGTGCCTCTATGGTTGGTCTGACATTATCACAGTGACatcgatgatgatgatgataatcaTGATCACAGTTCCAATGGACTGCCAAGTGGCCTGAGGAAGGAGTGATGCCCTCTCTAATGAGCATCTGTCTGGCTACTATCAGCTGAGCTCCTGCTTAATGCGGTgaataagtaaacaaacagaaaacagaaatcaCAAGTGATAGACATTTATTCTGAATATACAACAAACTACTTGCAAAAATACTatggattatgtttttttttttcttaaacagaAGCAGTGCTTCACAGGTAAGTTACATGGAAGCTGTATGATCTTTAGTTTTGATTGCCATTAGCgtgaaatgacatttaattgACAAGTTTCACCAATGTTTGTTTGGACTAAGGGCTGTAATGTCCTTCAATGTCACTTTAATTCACCAGATATTACATGTGCTTTGAAAGTTTTTGTAACACTATTAATAGcaacatttctctttctttttctcctcctggcCAATAAAGTGCCGTTAAACATATCCCATcattttacctgttttttttttttttaaggcatattgttcattcattcacatcacATGTACAATTCATTTTGCTCCATGTGAGACCAACAATattgaaataaacacattttggtTACATcatcatacatttaaaatggttctaatacagtaaatgtatcTGTCCACTctttttttcaggtttctttaTCTTGAAGGCACTTTGTACAAATTTGCTACAAACAGTCAAATATTATCTTACTCAAAGCTACATCTCAGACAAGtgcatcacatttttttcttatccaAAGTAAAGTCCATTAATGGTGTTAATTACATATGCACAAAGTGCACCCAAGTGGTCTGTTGGCTACAAATGGACCCAGTAtgttccctacacattacatcaTCATGTAAGAGCTAGTTCAGAGGAAAAGTACCATATCTTGGCATTTACATTCAAAACTGTAATACATATACAGCagattttgtgacatcaaaaGATAATAATCCTTAAGGTTGGGTGTAACACAGGGAGAAAAGCTATCTATATTGCTCAGTTtcaatatgatttttttaaaataaatgatacattATTCAACATCTAGACGGCTGTGAGTCTACACAACTGAACCTATGGATGTGCTTCCTGACAGTTTATGGTGTTAACATTTCTACTTTCACAATATGTGCTGCATAAACACCAATAACTAACTAATGAGCCAGCTCTTCAAAATCAGAAAGCTGTTTCATCTGCTCCACTTGCATAGAGTGCCTTCTCACTAGTTTCTTCTTGGACTTGAGGCCGCCTCTCTTTGGTGTGTTTGGTGCTACTGGAGCTATAGATCTAATACCTGTGGCCAGAGGTGAGGAAGGCTTGCTACTAGCCCCGATGTCAGGAATGGGAGGGTTGGGGTTAACGTTGAGAGGGGGCAGGTGGCCAGGCCTGGTGTGGGAGATGTGATCTAGCAGCAGGGTGCCTGAGCCTCTCCTTTCCAGGAGGCCTGGTGCACGCCTGCGTGCTGTGCTGGGAGAGGATGTGCTGGCATTGCTGTCGAGGGATTCTCTGGAGCTGGTCAGCATTGCTAGGGGAGAGGTGTTTAGTTTCCTTCGCTCCACTGGGACCTTAGGAGAGTCTAACATGCCAGAGTCTGAATAGAGCTGTGAGTCTGAGTCATAGTGATCGTTCCCAAGACGTCTCCTGTGCACTGTGTCTCTCAAACCGACTAGTCCACTGTTGCAGCTGCTACCCTCCTGCTCTGTGGGCACAGTGCTGCGCCTTGCTAGTGGCTGGTGCTGGCCTAGAGATCTCTCATATGATGCTTTAGATGTTGGAGGAATTGATAGTGAAGTTGTTATTTTGCAGGGTTGTTCACCCACTAATGGGAATAGGCTGTCTTTACCATCCACACTGTTCTGTCGAGATAAAGCCGACCTCTTACTCAGAGAGAGTCCGTTTACGCCTGCGACAACGTCCTCATCAGAGCTGGCTTTCTTGCTCTCCTCATGGGCGGTGGCCGCAGCCAGGACGGACGGAGCAATCAACCCCCAAGGCTCTGACTGCAGCCGCTTCAGCTGAGGTAAACGTGCACGCTTGGGGTTCACAGGACGACGTGTTGGAGATGAGGGCCCGTTGGCGAGCTTCGCAGCTGAACTAGAGGTTTTCAGCTTGGTCTGGAAACTGAAGACTGTGTTTTGTTGCTCTTGCTCAGGTGTGGGAGATGCAGTAACATTAATATCAGAAGGAGAGGTGCAGTATGCCGGGGTGGACCTCTCATCCAGCTCTGGTGAAGGGGGGACATTTAGGTACTGTTTGGTAGTTTTAGTACCAAATGGTGACTTGTCTGTGGTGATTATGATGACCTCCTTGCCTTTAGCTTTGCATGCATCCAGGAGCAGTTTCAGTGTCTGCTTGTCATCTGCATTGATGGCGTAGACCAAAGCTGAGGCCCCACTCCTGTCCTCCAGACTGGGATCAGCTCCGTTGCTCAGCAGGTGATCCACCACCTCATGTCCTGCCTTGTGGATGCAGGCGTGCATTAGGGCTGTCTTACCTCCCTTGTCCTGGATGTTGGGGTCCGCCTGGTTGTCCAGTAAATATTTCACCAGTTTGGACTTGCTTACACTCTGCTGGTCAGTGTGTGTGGACATGCAGGCCACCATAAGTGGCGTCTCTCCACGTTCATTGCTCTCGTTGATATATGCGCCTCCCTCCAACAGGAGCCTGGTGAGTCTCAGGCGTTTGAGCCATACTGCCTTCAGGAGTGAGTTTCCATCTGTCCGCAACTCCAGAATATCTGCCATctcccagccaatcacagaTCTTCTCAGCGTTGAACTTACAGTTCACAGCCCTTTGAACAAATCATGGAAATAGTTCAGCTTACACTGCAAAATCTATAACCTATAATCAAAGACtcataatgtgtttatttctctgtttttctaaaTAATCACCAGCAGGTGGCAGTCTGTTACAACATAAAGGTTATTCATTCAACTTATTACTACAGATTTCTGACATATGAAATACATTATAACTCAGATGAAGGTTGtgtataaaatgtacaaaatgtaattttctaaaTGGAACATGTCATGCCCATGTTCAAAAATCATCCATGCAGAGGAGACAAAATGGTAACTACACCTGTTACATTCACAAACACTATGGATGAATGCTTAGGCGGTGATATTTGGatattaaaatttaaagttTCTCTTTTTAGTCTCGCCAAGACATAAGCTTGTCTGTGTCTATTTCCATATTTATGGAAGTGATCAACAAAAGCAACCCTGAACCTATAAGTGCGCAAGTGACGCCAGATGTGTccattttttctcaaaacaaaaatatgtctAAGTCATGGCACCTCAATGTCATTTTTGTGATATCTAAATTAAAAAGAGGGATAATAAAAACATTCGTTTGGACAGGCGACATTAAATAACAGCACATTGAGATGTAAGAGTCGCTGTCCATGGTTCTCATTTTGGAGAACTTGGCGACAGAGACGCGCTCCATTACAAATTGTTCAATTGGTCGTCTCATTTCTCGTTGAATCCTgcctataaatatatttatactgtaaagaTTCATTTGCAAACGTTAACCACACATCTAAAGGAGAAGGCTCATCTATCTTAACCA is drawn from Thunnus thynnus chromosome 5, fThuThy2.1, whole genome shotgun sequence and contains these coding sequences:
- the ankrd34c gene encoding ankyrin repeat domain-containing protein 34C, producing the protein MADILELRTDGNSLLKAVWLKRLRLTRLLLEGGAYINESNERGETPLMVACMSTHTDQQSVSKSKLVKYLLDNQADPNIQDKGGKTALMHACIHKAGHEVVDHLLSNGADPSLEDRSGASALVYAINADDKQTLKLLLDACKAKGKEVIIITTDKSPFGTKTTKQYLNVPPSPELDERSTPAYCTSPSDINVTASPTPEQEQQNTVFSFQTKLKTSSSAAKLANGPSSPTRRPVNPKRARLPQLKRLQSEPWGLIAPSVLAAATAHEESKKASSDEDVVAGVNGLSLSKRSALSRQNSVDGKDSLFPLVGEQPCKITTSLSIPPTSKASYERSLGQHQPLARRSTVPTEQEGSSCNSGLVGLRDTVHRRRLGNDHYDSDSQLYSDSGMLDSPKVPVERRKLNTSPLAMLTSSRESLDSNASTSSPSTARRRAPGLLERRGSGTLLLDHISHTRPGHLPPLNVNPNPPIPDIGASSKPSSPLATGIRSIAPVAPNTPKRGGLKSKKKLVRRHSMQVEQMKQLSDFEELAH